The genome window GGCGGTGAAGGAAGCAAGTGTTTCAGTGAAATTGTAGTGCTCCAAAGCCGTTTGATGATGAAGATTGTGAAAATCAGGTAGGGAAGGACAGTAAGAAATAGGTGCAACATATCTAGTGGTTGCTCACTAACTAAGATCTCAGTGCAAATGTTTGATTTGCATTATACAAAGGaagtgttattagcacttcaaaaatctcattttacactcttcATAAGTGTATTCTTCTTTCctaatataaaaagtttggagtgtagaatgtgatttttggaatgctaataatCATTCCCTTGTACAATATATGGTCATGCTAATCATATTCATCTTTACTTCTGTTAATCTGAAGTGAACCAATCAGCATAGGAGAATGGTCTAATTCTTATCatgtaaggtttttttttaattctcttaTGTGAGTTTCAAACTTTCAGCTCGTTTCCTCACAAAACACGAGGGCACATTGATATCATGGAAGTATTATAAGTTGAAAAACGGATAATACAGTGCCGGTCTTCTATATACAACTATTATTTGGTTACATCCATGGGATACGTATCCTACCATATAAGTAGTGAGGGGTACAGCCACCTGAAAATGTAGCatagaaaatataatttgtCTAAAGTTAGGAATGGAGCCATGTGAGATGGTGGTCTTTCGTTTGCGCTATGGAAAATATTCGCAACCACTGAAGTTTCATCTACCAATTACATCTCTATTATTATATTCGAAATTACTATTTAAATTGAATCTGACCGTCCTATTAATTCATTTGGCTAGCCTACCCACCATCTTAGACCGTCGCCCCCAACAAATGCCTGAGATCAGGCCAAACATGGTTCTCGAATTGGATGAAGAAGAAACACTTACATCCTCCAAAGAGCACCACTAAAATCTCCACCACAAATCGAAAGAAACATGTGGGAAGAACCAAATTGCAAATGCCAGTGCCAACGAAAGCAAAGAGAAAGAAGGAGGTGGTGGCGTAAACACCCGAGCTGAAGCTCTACGCACCTTCCAGGGAGACCGCGAGAAATCGCGTTGAAGATTTGTTCAATCTAGTATAGAAAATTACAAGCATTTATTTCACGTAATTTTCTTGCTCcaaaagggcataaattatggATTGACACTCAATTTATGTGAGTTAATATCAAGTAGCTCTTCATTTAGTAATACCTCTTTCTTAATATTAAATAAGTCTCGAGTTTGAATACTCCTTACTTATTCCATAAGGAACATAACATTACAGAACAAATCATGTAAGACAACCTCAACCAATATACAACTGTTATGGAGACTTCAAGAATAGCATAACAAGCATGAGCATTATCCACTAAGTGACCTTTAACAGCTACAACATCAACCACAAAATTGACTTCACGATGAACATGATGGAGATAAATATAATCAAAGGAAGATGCCAAGGACTTAGTGCCTTATATAATATtctttttatgagatttataaacATTGCAATTTTGGCTTGTTGACTTTTCCTATTAAATCACCTATACGGATCATAATAGATGCAGGGTCGAGTGGCggaattttattaatttcaactcatcGTGTATCGAGTTCAAATTCTTTATAGCAGAATTACTGtgtttaataaaaaagaaagtaaaaaaattcCCCTTCTCATCATCTGTATCATAAAAATAAGGTTAGTGCAATTCATACACTTATTTCCGACAACCTCTGTTAATTCTATAACCGAAAATTAATCAGGAgcatgagaagtaaaaatgagtattTGGATAACGTTATCTTAAAATAAAAGAGTCAAATGGGCCACCTACTTGATTGTTTGAGGCCCAATATTAAGTCTTTTACCCATTAGACTATGATTCGTTTTCTCGGGTATATCCACCTACGCCCAAATAATATTCCGCGGAAGAATAAAGCTAACTTAACCACAGTTAAATCCCAACCCAAAAATCTAACCACGGTCAAAACAAAGCCCTCGATGAGCTGGGATAACAAAAGGATCGGTCAAACGCAAGGACAAGAAAGCAACACGTGGACGGTCAGATCTCAACCGAACCGTGTTACGCATTATTTGTTAAGTTAAAATTAGGGTTAGCTTTTGGCCTATCTCTAACGCAACCCAAACCTTTTCTTCCCCAATCCCTCGAATTCATCCGATTTCTCGTCAATTTTGTTGGAAGATCTTTTATTTCCCGATCTGCGATCATGGAGACCGAGCGCGTGACGGAGTTTCCTTTCGCTCACTTGGATCGCCGCCCTCGAAAGAGGGCGCGTTTGGGCTGGGATGTTCCTCAGGCCCCAAAGGTAGTATCTTTGTTCTTCAACTTTTTGGTCCGATTCAAAATATTTGTGGGTTTTATCTGATGAATTGATTTTCTGGTTTGTGCTATTATATTTGATGATTTAAAgattttatgtattttattgTTCTAGATCTGATattaaagtttcaaaatttGTCAAAATTGGTAAATTTGTTGGAAGGTTATATGTAAATTTCCAGATTTTGGATCGGAGCGTGGATATACGGATTGAATCTATGTGATTTacgagttttcagttttttgtatgtcgatttaCAGAAAATCTATCTATTTAGGAACTTATTTGTAAATTTAGGAAAATTTTCATTCAATATTTTCAAAAGGCTACTAATATGATCTTAGGAAGCTTGGATTTTAAAATATTAGGGATTAATCTGTACTTTTATCTGGTATTGTCAGTAAAACTAGCGAATCCTTAGAAACCCGTTTGGTTAGATAATTTTTGGTAAATTGATATAGAGATAATTAGCTTGATTTATTGAAGATTTTTATTGTTGTGTTATGTAATTTTATATTTGAGAATTTCTTGAAGGAAGATATTGATATATGTGCATATTGTTGTTGGGAACGGTTGGTTATATTCGTTaatgttttaaatttatatttgcCTGTAATGTTTGTTCTCTAGTCTTCCTCGTAATTTATTAGCTTTGGTTTTGATTTATGAGATTCTGATTGGACTTGAGGGGTATGGATTGGAATGCAGTGTTGGGGTTGGCAGAATTttgaattaatatgttaaatagTCATGAATGGATGGATGTGTGTAGGCTCAGGTAGGAATATTTTGTGGACAAGAGCTTGGGAATGTGACAAGCTTTGCATCATTCGTGGCACCTGCAGAGCCCACTACTATTTCTCTATTTGATAAGGAAGTGGCTCGAAATGGTTCCCCCCCATGGAGAGAGGATGACAAAGATGGACATTACATGTTTTCGCTTGGAGAAAATTTAACATCTCGCTGTAATTACACAATCAACACATAAACTTATGTTCATTTTAGATTGCAATTTTTTTCTGGTTATTTAATCCTCTAGTTTCTGATGTTTCAATGAATTTTAGTGTTGGCCAGTTTTCTAACTCAATTCTTTATACGTTTTTTATATTggaatttgttacaatttaaGTTGTTGAGTTTAATTGTTGTTTTCACTTCTTTCAGACAAAATTCAGAGCAAAATGGGTGAAGGTACCTTTGGCCAGGTGTTGGAATGCTGGGacagagaaagaaaggaaatggTTGCAATAAAAATTGTTCGCGGCATTAAGAAATATCGTGAAGCAGCAATGATCGAAATTGAAGTGCTGCAACAGCTTGGTAAACATGATAAAGGGGGCAACCGGTAAGTAGTTGTTGctaattttcaacttttttacTGACAGGGAGTGTTTGAATAAGCTTTATCTTGGAACTTTTTTGCATTACTTGTTTGCATTGTTAAATGGGTTCATTCCTTGCAGTTGTGTGCAATTACGGAACTGGTTTGACTATCGTAACCATATCTGTATTGTAAGTATTAGATTAGTTTGTGATGGATTGATTTCCCCAATTCACAAATAATTTGGGGGTTAAAACTTGTTCGTGAAATTCAAATGGTTTTAACAGGTATTTGAGAAGCTTGGACCAAGCTTATACGATTTTCTCAAGAAAAACAATTACCGCTCATTTCCCATTGACCTTGTCCGTGAGATTGGCAGACAACTCTTGGAATGTGTAGCATGTGTGTAGTAATACCTAAGCTAGTCCCTTTCTATCAAATATATATTGCTTCTcttcaaatttttcttacattgtcAATGTTGAGAGGGATAAATCAATATCTATGATTTTTTCACtgttattaaaactttattaaaaCACGTTGTATGGGCAGAGATATGCTCTTTTCATACCAATCAAGTCAGGATTGGTTAacttaattcaattttttttttttttattgtggtCCTGCTTTCTGATGATATTCTCATATCTATGCAGTTATGCATGATCTTCGTCTTATTCATACCGACTTGAAGCCAGAGAATATACTCCTTGTTTCTCAGGATTATATTAAAGTTCCTGATTACAATAAGGTGGTTGCCGATTTCTTTTCTCagtttctttattttgttttttgattatttgatttttaagcATTCTCTCCTCCTTTCCCTTTTACTTGTGGAAATTTCTCTAACATTCTATCAGTTGCTGCCGCAGAGCTCATCTCGATCACCCAAAGATAGCTCCTATTTTAAGAGAATACCAAAGTCGAGTGCTATTAAGGTTATTGATTTTGGTAGCACAACTTATGAGCGTCAAGATCAAACCTATATTGTATCAACACGGCATTATCGTGCACCAGAGGTGATTCTCGGTGAGTGAACTTACTGTGTACTGATGTCTTTGTGCTGTAAGCCTGTAGGTAGacataatatttaattatttatgatgGTTTTGTAGGGCTGGGATGGACCTACCCTTGCGATGTATGGAGCATTGGTTGTATCCTGGTGGAGTTGTGCACGGTTTGTCTGCTAACTATATGCTTTTGGTTATCAATATCTTGTTGTAATAATATAAGCCATATTTATGATGCTTGTGCTGCTTGATGTAGGGCGAAGCCCTGTTTCAGACTCATGAGAATTTGGAGCACCTCGCCATGATGGAACGGGTACTTGGTCCCCTTCCCCAGCACATGTTGAAGAGAGCAGAGTATGTGATGATAATAACCTTtgtccataattttttttttaagcatgaAGTTGCTAAGTTTTTCTTACGTAACCTTTGCACCTCGAAATTTACAGCCGACATGCTGAGAAGTATGTTAGGAGGGGTAGATTAGATTGGCCGGAGGGTGCAGCATCTAGAGAGAGTATCAGAGCTGTTCAGAAGCTTCCTCGGCTTCAGGTTTGTGGTTTACTGCCCTTCTGAATTTCTGTTGCCTACTTGGTAAACTGTTGGAGCCAACTCCACGTCATGTTTATACCTAAATGTCCCAACTTGTtgctcattttttgttttgcagaATCTCATAATGCAGCACGTAGACCATTCCGCCGGGGACCTTATTCACCTCCTGCAGGGTCTGCTTAGGTACGACCCCTCTGATAGGCTTTCAGCTCGTGAAGCCCTCCGACATTCTTTTTTCACCAAGGACAGTCTAAGGAGATGAGTTTTTTCTCGTTTTTGCGTTCTGCCGAGTGAAGTGTACATTGTATATGCGTGAGATTTACGCTAGGTGTCATCCGTAACTTCCAGTAGATGTCCAATTACAAACATTACTATTACCGAGGGAAGGGTGGACGCACCCGCTATTCCAGTTGCGCTGCACGCGGCCGATCTATGTAGTGTAAAAGTCTGCTAACCAAACTCTGCATTGTACAGAAATGACATTTTGTAAGAAATGATTTCTTCATTATCCTGCGACTTCATGTTTTCGCCCAATTACGGTTCTTGATTGCTTGCTTGCAAAGCAAGATATGTCCATAGACTTTCCTTTGTACCCAAGTAATGACCGTGCCACCTGCTCCCCAGTGAATCACTTGTTCAAGTTAAATGGTCATTTCCTTTTATTTCAAGTTAAATGCGCTACAGTACTGTAATTTCACTCTTAAACTAGACCGGCCGGTCCGGTATGGTTGGTTTCTTCGATTGATCGGCCCTTGTGCGGAAAACTGTTTTTAAGAATCTTGGACCACCACCAAGCTTACTTCTTGGGCCACCGATGTGCGAGCATGTGAACCGGGGACAATAATGTGTAGAAGTGTTTTATGTTCTGGCACACACATGTCAAGTTTTACTAGGCACATGCTCATGCCAGCACGTTCTTAGGAGTTGACAACACTGTTCACTACCTTGTTTTTGTTGATGTGAGCGCTTTTCACATCCCCATTAAATTGTGACACCGTCACATATAATACTAGACACATGCCATGCTAGCACATTCTTAGGAGTTGACAACACTAGTTCACTACCTTATTTTTGTTGATGTGGGCATTGATCTTCCATAATTCAAAAAGCGTGAGAATAGCATTATCCTTATTTAATCATATTCGTCTTTTTTATCTAAATAAGTGAGAAACCATTCAAACTATCATTATCTCCATCCAAATTGTCTCTAATTGGAAACCTACACCAGCTAGGCTCATTTCCGCACCGCTTTCTCGAAAAAAACTGATGTTAGCTAGAATGaagtaattctatttaaattgatttttctGCTTTATCTATGACCGATGTGGGATTCAACAGCAGTGTGGCCCTCTAACGCTATTTCACTTCGGAAAAGTTCGAACACTGGTTGTTTCATCTGTAGACATGGCGAGGGAGGTCATGAAGACTCATGATACCGTCTTCGCCGGGCGCCCCCAAATGACGGCTCCAGGCATATATTCTACCAAGGCTATGACGTGGCTTTTGCGCCCTACGGGGACTACCGGAGAAAAGTAAAATTTGTGTTCTTGAACTTCTTAGCCTCAAAAGGGTGCAACAATTTCAGTATGCTAGGGTGGAAGAAGCGGCTGAAATGGTGGATAAAATTCGAAAAGCATGCCTCAGCGAATTTCCGATTGATCTGAGCGAGCTGCTGATATTGACCTCCAACAACATAATGTGTAGGTCTGTTCTTGGGCAAAAGTTTGACGATGAAGATGGTAGTTGGTTCGGAGAGATGGCGGTAGAGTTGATGCTGCAAGTAATGAGCTTCAGTTTCGGAGATCTTTTCCCTGCTTCGAGATGGATTGACCATCTTAGAGGCTACATTGCGCGTTTGAAGGCAAGTTTTTCCCAATTTGATAGGTTTTATGATCAGTTGATTGATGAACACAAGACAGCGAAAAGAGAAGGTAAGACTAGTAAGAAGGATTTTGTGGATATTCTACTCCAAGTTCAAAACGACGGTGCACTTGATTTTGAGTTCACTAAAGAGGACCTCGGAGCACTCCTACAGGTTTGTTTATATCCTCCTCCCCAACTTGCATAATCGCATCACACATGCACGCACAGACACAcattggtatatatatatatggctgaAGAGCAATTTGGCCTCCTAATTTTATGGTTTTAGGCCATGTTTGTGGGAGGAAGTGATGCTAGTTCAACTGCGATGGTATGGCTAATGGCGGAGCTTGTGAGAAATCCAAGAGTGATGAAGAAAGTCCAAGAAGAGGTAAGAAGAGTGGTGGGAAAGAAGGCGAAGGTAGACGAGAATGACCTCAATCAAATGAAGTACATGAAATGTATCATCAAAGAAAACCTAAGACTCCATCCTCCGGCTCTCCACTTTTAATTCCTCATGAATCAACCGCGGACGTAAAACTGGGAGGCTACGATATCCCCACGAGTGATGGTCAGTGCATTTTCCATACAGAGGGACCCCAAAGTATGGGACAGGCCGGAGGAGTTTCTCCCGGAGAGGTTCGAGGACAGCTCCATTGATTTCAAAGGCCAGGACTTCCAACTCATCCCGTTCGGTTCTGGGAGAAGGGGTGCCCGGGAATCACCTTTGCGGTTGTTTCGGCGGAACAACATTCTGTACTGGTTTGATTGGAAATTGCCTAGTACTAGTGGTGGTGAATTGCCCGCGGCCCTGGACATGACTGAAGTTTGCGGGCTCACTGTCTGAAAGAAAGCACATCTGGTTCTTTTGCCGGTAGCCTACTCTCCTTGATCCCGGCATCCAGAGATTTCGTGCTTAGTTTTCACTTAATCTAgttgttcttttgtttttgttcaagAAGAATTTGTGTCTGCCATTCCGTTTAATAGAAACACTAATCTGAAGTAGAAGAAGGGTGAACCCGACAATCTAAGTACTACAAGCCCCTTCTGCTATATAAACATTGGATGTAATCGAATTCTTATCCTGAATTCGAATCGGAATTTGCTCTTAGGTGGTGAGCGTTGCACCACATGAAGAGATTGACATGTGCCATGCAGGTTAACCATAGTTAATTATTTTGATTAGCAACATCCTACGGTTGATAATGATGCAGTATTTTGGAATAATGCAATGAACGATATGAAAGTATTGAAAGTTTACATATATGGAAGGAAAtcgttgaattaaaaaaaataagtaaatataGCCTAATTGATTAGGGTTTGCCAAATTCCTTGGTACCCAAGTAAACGGCTTTTACATTTCTGCCCAAATATTCTCTTCTCCCGTAGAAAAAATGACTGAAATCCTCCCACCAGTTATATGAAAGCAGCAAACACAAACCTAGCCCACAAAATTTCACAACTTGCAATGAGATTGACGGCTTATCCGAACTCTTCGACTCTTGTTGTTCCTCCGAACCTTAGAATTCCCAGCAGATCACTCTCTCTTATGGTTCCGAAATTCGAGAATGGGACAGCTCCAGCCAAGAGAACAGCAATGAGCACTAGCAGGAGTAGGAGCAGAACCCCTCTAATGGCAATGGGATTCAGTACTACTGAATCTACGATCCAACTCTCCTCGGCCGACCCCTGCCTTGATATATTTTTCAACATTGTCGAACCAGCCGACTATGTAAACTACGGGCACTACGTGTTTGCAACTGGATCGATCAAAAGGCATCCACCAGCCATAAAGGCGGAGGTGGAGGCCTCCTGTGAATATCTCAGGCAACTGCTGCCGCTGGCATGGTCCGACAATCCCCTAACCACCCTCAAACTCATATGTCACCTAAATGACTTTAATGGAAAATCCTATGAACAAGCGTTCTACACGGCGGCTGTTTGGCTCCACCAAAACCACCCCAAGACCCTGTTATGCAACGTTGCGTCTTTTGGGAATATGTGCTTGCATAGCCTTGCAGAGATTCTGCACCGCCTCCTACAAGGCCAAGACGGTAGATGGGGGAGAGTAGAGCCCCTCGGGAAACTGACCAAAACGGCTGTAGAGATGTACGAGGGTGACCCGGATTATAAGTTGTTACATGACCGTGTTACCGATGTTTTTGTGAAGTGCTTGGAGTCAGATATTCAAAAATTGAAGGGACAATTCAAGCATGATTACCTTAAATATTATGTGCGTGAAGACATcgatgatgatggtggtggtgatgatgaTCAGAAGTATGCCGAGGTAACCCATGCATCAGACTGCTTCCTTACCGGAAACCATGACGAATCCCGTGCTGCACGGGCCACTTTGCTGTGGGAAAGCGTTGCGCGGAAGGTTTTCCCACCAGCATCATACGCGGAGGAATACAACGAAGACTACGAGAGCAGAGTTGTAGACCGGCTGAGGAAAGAGGTTTTGGCTCCCTTATACAAGTACTCCTGTAGTGGCTACAACGGGTGGAAGAGCTGGGAGGTTAAGGAGGAGAAAGGACAAGTTTTGTTCAAGGATATTTGGGACAGAGAAAAAGGTTGGAAAGTTGACCGGCAGAACCATGTCATGGAAGCAGCCATCTCCGGCAAAGAGTATCAAAGTCTCGTTGTTGTGGACTGATCGATCCATCACGGTCATATTCAACATCTATTTCGAAGTCATTTTTTAGAGTATCTGTTTCTTTTCACCCTTTGTGGTTTATGTGATATAATAAGGATCCCAGATATATTTTGAATTAATGGATTTCTGTTTTCTTTGCAATGTTTTTCTGCTTTACGCGCTTAATCTCGTAGGTCTCAATCCTTTGGTGTCAAGGAATGGATAGTCACTGAGTTCTTTGCAGTGTTTTCTGCTATAATGATCGATTGATACTCCATCTTCTTCCTTAATGATATGGTGTCAAAGTATAAATTGTAGCAGATGCTTGTTTGCCTAGACTCCTTGATGCATTTCAACAAACACTGCGCCACCATATATCTTAAGGCTAACTTGTTGACCAAACAATATATCTTAGCTATCTGTGGCCGAACCTGGGATGAGTTCAAGTTATGGGAGGAAACAGGTTTTCCTTCAAATCGCTGCTGCACTATATAAGTGCACATTACCATATAATGGATACACTATTTGTAACCTAATAGAAAAAGGGGGAACCCCCAATCTGAGTACTACAAACGCGTTCCCGTAAAATGTGATTATTCTATCGAGAAAAAGGATTCATGTTTTATGGAGAGATTCTTGCATGCGGACTGTCGTATGTAGCAGGCTAGGTTGAAACAGTTCAAGTTTGTTAATAACCTTGTATATGAAGGTGTGATAAAGTTTATGATGAGAAAAAGTTTTATAGTAAGTATCATGACGCAAAATACAGATAATAatttacacacaaaaaaaagtCATAAATCAAGTATTATGACGCGTTTTTGCGTCATTAAAGGGAATGGTATAGTGCTGGAAGTTATACCTAAAGCTAGAAATGACGGACGAACATGAAATGGGTGACGGAACTAGGTttaggaacaaaaaaaaaaaaaaaaagaaagaaagatcaaTGGCCGAATTTAACGTGCCATTTGTTGCCCTGCTGCATTCAACTTTGGGTTTCCAGCAGTTGAATATATATATGCGATTGCCTTGCCAAGCCAACCTTTTGTATACTGGTTTGATTGGAAGCCGGCTAGTCATGACAATGCATCCCCCTCCTCCATACTAATTTATTATGCTCttttttgcattccttttcaTCAACGATAATCTACATTAAATGCATCCCCCTCCTCCATGAAAATTCAAACTTGAGAGCGAATTGGAACCAAAACAAACTTTAATGTATACACTGCTGTATGCTTAAAGTCGAAGATCTCGTTGGTCTTGTAAGTGGTTGAAAAACCACGATTGCAATTTTCTTTAGGAAGTCGCATAGCAGTGAAGCTTAACAGACAAAGAAAACGGTGAAAAAGAAGAGAGACTTGTCTTTTTGCTCTCTAGTTCAGGAAGACGGAAATTGCTGGTTTGGCTGGTCCAACCAAGAAAAACATGGAACTTTTTGGGCGGGCTCTTTAATCCGCActacaacaaataaaaatgttctccagattgatatatgatgctaAATCGAGACCAACATAGAGAGGGCTGCTAGTTGGCTTTTCGAGACAAATCATAAGCGCATTTCTACGGCCCTTTGTCGAGCTAGAGTTTCTTTCTGAGAATGTGcccttatcttcactagtggaTTGGCAAACCTATTGTGAACTCAATTCCCTAAACTACCTAAGCAATCGTACAATTGTGTAAGTCTAAGTTATATCACTTCACTCACTTCAGTTTCACCAAAATGATAACTAACTTGTCCCACCAGTGTGCTGTCTAAAGCCATAGGCCATAAGCTGATGATCTCCTAGCGCAAAAGCCACTGATCAATAGTATACAAGCACCTCTAACACTTAATTATACATCTATATAAATAATGCTATTATTTTTCCTTATAagtgaaaaattttaaattcaaatattatgaataacAAGTTCCATACCTATTTATTTCATCGCTCCTTACTATAAATATATTATTGCATAaaagatta of Malus sylvestris chromosome 6, drMalSylv7.2, whole genome shotgun sequence contains these proteins:
- the LOC126625784 gene encoding serine/threonine-protein kinase AFC2-like isoform X2 gives rise to the protein METERVTEFPFAHLDRRPRKRARLGWDVPQAPKAQVGIFCGQELGNVTSFASFVAPAEPTTISLFDKEVARNGSPPWREDDKDGHYMFSLGENLTSRYKIQSKMGEGTFGQVLECWDRERKEMVAIKIVRGIKKYREAAMIEIEVLQQLGKHDKGGNRCVQLRNWFDYRNHICIVFEKLGPSLYDFLKKNNYRSFPIDLVREIGRQLLECVAFMHDLRLIHTDLKPENILLVSQDYIKVPDYNKSSSRSPKDSSYFKRIPKSSAIKVIDFGSTTYERQDQTYIVSTRHYRAPEVILGLGWTYPCDVWSIGCILVELCTGEALFQTHENLEHLAMMERVLGPLPQHMLKRADRHAEKYVRRGRLDWPEGAASRESIRAVQKLPRLQNLIMQHVDHSAGDLIHLLQGLLRYDPSDRLSAREALRHSFFTKDSLRR
- the LOC126625784 gene encoding serine/threonine-protein kinase AFC2-like isoform X1: METERVTEFPFAHLDRRPRKRARLGWDVPQAPKAQVGIFCGQELGNVTSFASFVAPAEPTTISLFDKEVARNGSPPWREDDKDGHYMFSLGENLTSRYKIQSKMGEGTFGQVLECWDRERKEMVAIKIVRGIKKYREAAMIEIEVLQQLGKHDKGGNRCVQLRNWFDYRNHICIVFEKLGPSLYDFLKKNNYRSFPIDLVREIGRQLLECVAFMHDLRLIHTDLKPENILLVSQDYIKVPDYNKLLPQSSSRSPKDSSYFKRIPKSSAIKVIDFGSTTYERQDQTYIVSTRHYRAPEVILGLGWTYPCDVWSIGCILVELCTGEALFQTHENLEHLAMMERVLGPLPQHMLKRADRHAEKYVRRGRLDWPEGAASRESIRAVQKLPRLQNLIMQHVDHSAGDLIHLLQGLLRYDPSDRLSAREALRHSFFTKDSLRR
- the LOC126625784 gene encoding serine/threonine-protein kinase AFC2-like isoform X3 — encoded protein: MGEGTFGQVLECWDRERKEMVAIKIVRGIKKYREAAMIEIEVLQQLGKHDKGGNRCVQLRNWFDYRNHICIVFEKLGPSLYDFLKKNNYRSFPIDLVREIGRQLLECVAFMHDLRLIHTDLKPENILLVSQDYIKVPDYNKLLPQSSSRSPKDSSYFKRIPKSSAIKVIDFGSTTYERQDQTYIVSTRHYRAPEVILGLGWTYPCDVWSIGCILVELCTGEALFQTHENLEHLAMMERVLGPLPQHMLKRADRHAEKYVRRGRLDWPEGAASRESIRAVQKLPRLQNLIMQHVDHSAGDLIHLLQGLLRYDPSDRLSAREALRHSFFTKDSLRR
- the LOC126625784 gene encoding serine/threonine-protein kinase AFC2-like isoform X4, producing MIKGATVMHDLRLIHTDLKPENILLVSQDYIKVPDYNKSSSRSPKDSSYFKRIPKSSAIKVIDFGSTTYERQDQTYIVSTRHYRAPEVILGLGWTYPCDVWSIGCILVELCTGEALFQTHENLEHLAMMERVLGPLPQHMLKRADRHAEKYVRRGRLDWPEGAASRESIRAVQKLPRLQNLIMQHVDHSAGDLIHLLQGLLRYDPSDRLSAREALRHSFFTKDSLRR
- the LOC126625598 gene encoding uncharacterized protein LOC126625598 translates to MRLTAYPNSSTLVVPPNLRIPSRSLSLMVPKFENGTAPAKRTAMSTSRSRSRTPLMAMGFSTTESTIQLSSADPCLDIFFNIVEPADYVNYGHYVFATGSIKRHPPAIKAEVEASCEYLRQLLPLAWSDNPLTTLKLICHLNDFNGKSYEQAFYTAAVWLHQNHPKTLLCNVASFGNMCLHSLAEILHRLLQGQDGRWGRVEPLGKLTKTAVEMYEGDPDYKLLHDRVTDVFVKCLESDIQKLKGQFKHDYLKYYVREDIDDDGGGDDDQKYAEVTHASDCFLTGNHDESRAARATLLWESVARKVFPPASYAEEYNEDYESRVVDRLRKEVLAPLYKYSCSGYNGWKSWEVKEEKGQVLFKDIWDREKGWKVDRQNHVMEAAISGKEYQSLVVVD